Proteins co-encoded in one Arthrobacter globiformis genomic window:
- the hemE gene encoding uroporphyrinogen decarboxylase encodes MTSSAVTPAGTGLDAGHPLRDGRTADSPLITAYRGGKPSRRPVWFMRQAGRSLPEYLKVREGVAMLDSCLRPELASEITLQPVRRHDVDAGIFFSDIVIPLKLAGVGVDIVPGVGPVLDKPVRTAADVAALPRLTEESLEPIREAVRLTVDQLGKTPLIGFAGAPFTLAAYMVEGRPSRDHLGPRTMMHADPGTWTALANWAADASGLFLRAQLEAGASAGQLFDSWAGSLGLADYTRFVAAASSRALDHVRDLGAPLVHFGTGTSELLVAMRDVGVDVVGVDYRLPLDEANRRLGGTVPLQGNIDPALLSAPWEVLEAHVREVIASGAAAPGHVLNLGHGVPPETDPDVLTRVVELIHSISPE; translated from the coding sequence ATGACTTCTAGCGCTGTAACACCCGCCGGTACCGGACTCGACGCAGGCCATCCGCTTCGCGACGGACGCACTGCAGACTCTCCGCTCATCACGGCGTACCGCGGCGGCAAGCCAAGCCGCCGCCCGGTGTGGTTCATGCGCCAGGCGGGGCGTTCCTTGCCGGAGTACCTGAAGGTTCGCGAGGGCGTCGCCATGCTGGACTCCTGCCTCCGGCCCGAACTTGCCTCGGAAATCACCCTGCAGCCGGTGCGCCGGCATGACGTGGACGCGGGCATCTTCTTCTCCGACATTGTTATTCCGCTTAAGCTTGCCGGCGTCGGCGTGGACATTGTGCCCGGTGTGGGTCCTGTCCTGGACAAGCCCGTGCGGACCGCCGCCGACGTCGCCGCCCTGCCCCGCCTCACGGAGGAGTCGCTGGAACCCATCCGGGAAGCCGTCCGGCTGACGGTGGATCAGCTCGGCAAGACCCCGCTCATTGGCTTCGCCGGCGCACCCTTCACGCTGGCCGCGTACATGGTGGAGGGCAGGCCCTCCCGCGACCACCTTGGTCCGCGCACGATGATGCACGCCGACCCCGGGACGTGGACGGCGCTGGCCAACTGGGCCGCCGACGCCTCCGGCCTGTTCCTGCGTGCCCAACTGGAGGCGGGCGCGTCGGCCGGGCAGCTGTTTGACTCCTGGGCCGGATCCCTGGGCCTGGCCGACTACACCCGCTTCGTCGCCGCAGCCTCGTCCCGCGCCCTGGACCACGTCCGTGACCTTGGCGCGCCGCTGGTCCACTTCGGCACGGGCACCTCCGAGCTTCTCGTGGCCATGCGCGACGTCGGTGTAGACGTCGTCGGCGTGGACTACCGGCTGCCGCTGGACGAGGCCAACCGCAGGCTGGGCGGCACCGTCCCGCTGCAGGGCAACATCGATCCTGCACTGCTGTCCGCTCCGTGGGAGGTCCTTGAGGCGCACGTCCGCGAGGTCATCGCATCGGGCGCTGCCGCCCCCGGCCATGTGCTGAACCTTGGCCACGGCGTGCCGCCGGAAACGGACCCGGACGTCCTGACGCGCGTCGTCGAACTCATCCACTCCATCTCTCCGGAGTAA
- a CDS encoding glutamyl-tRNA reductase, whose translation MVLFSLVATHADIDLETVAQLSNGSSGIATSALAGSPAVKGAVVLATCNRYEIYGEAPHADDVEAARAALVGKISETSGLSEQLVSRSFSTHTGPDVSQHLFAVSSGLDSAVVGEREIAGQVRRALITAQQEGTASAGLVRLFQAASKTAKDVGAQTALGSRGLSIVSVALDLAIDLSEETDWSKKKVVVFGTGAYAGATMALLRERGCHDISVFSSSGRAATFVATRGGTALDGNTLHAAVAAADVMIGCSGSDTRVEAAELAQVRAGSAQPLIAIDLALTHDFDPAVGELDGVELLTLESVRLAAPQEQAESLAQASSMVAGAAQAFEQEREARSVDSAIVALRRHTMNVLDAEMEKVRARHGCTAAAEEVEFALRRMVKQLLHVPTVRARELASNGQQDDYVAALETLYGITVEQPAAASKAECPVDHSGLTASPLQDAVNLQENGARRNSA comes from the coding sequence GTGGTTCTTTTTTCATTGGTGGCTACACACGCCGACATCGACCTCGAAACCGTTGCTCAGCTGAGCAACGGTTCTTCTGGCATTGCCACGTCCGCCCTCGCCGGATCGCCGGCGGTCAAGGGCGCGGTTGTCCTTGCCACCTGCAACCGCTACGAAATCTACGGCGAGGCGCCCCATGCCGACGATGTGGAGGCCGCACGCGCCGCCCTCGTGGGCAAGATCAGCGAAACCAGCGGACTCAGCGAGCAACTCGTGTCCCGGTCGTTCAGCACGCACACCGGCCCCGACGTCAGCCAGCACCTCTTCGCCGTGAGCTCCGGACTCGATTCCGCAGTGGTTGGCGAGCGTGAAATCGCCGGGCAGGTGCGCCGGGCCCTGATCACCGCCCAGCAAGAGGGCACGGCCAGCGCCGGACTGGTCCGCCTGTTCCAGGCCGCTTCCAAGACCGCCAAAGACGTCGGCGCACAGACAGCACTCGGCTCCCGCGGCTTGTCCATCGTTTCGGTGGCACTCGACCTCGCCATCGACCTGTCTGAAGAGACCGACTGGTCGAAGAAGAAGGTCGTGGTGTTCGGCACCGGCGCCTACGCCGGCGCCACCATGGCCCTCCTCCGCGAACGCGGTTGCCACGACATCTCGGTGTTCTCGTCCTCAGGACGCGCGGCCACCTTCGTGGCCACCCGCGGCGGGACCGCCCTCGACGGCAACACCCTGCACGCCGCCGTCGCCGCCGCCGACGTCATGATCGGCTGCAGCGGCTCGGACACGAGGGTGGAAGCCGCCGAGCTCGCCCAGGTCCGCGCCGGGTCCGCCCAGCCGCTGATCGCCATCGACCTGGCGCTCACCCACGATTTTGATCCCGCCGTGGGAGAGCTCGACGGCGTGGAGCTGCTGACCCTCGAGTCCGTACGGCTCGCGGCACCCCAGGAGCAGGCGGAATCGCTCGCCCAGGCCAGCAGCATGGTTGCCGGCGCCGCCCAGGCCTTTGAGCAGGAGCGCGAAGCGCGGTCCGTGGACTCGGCCATCGTTGCCCTCCGCCGCCACACCATGAACGTGCTCGACGCTGAAATGGAAAAGGTGCGGGCACGCCACGGCTGTACCGCCGCTGCCGAAGAGGTGGAGTTCGCGCTGCGCCGCATGGTGAAGCAGCTGCTCCATGTCCCCACCGTCCGTGCCCGCGAGCTGGCGTCCAACGGCCAGCAGGACGACTACGTCGCAGCCCTGGAAACCCTGTACGGCATCACGGTTGAGCAGCCGGCCGCCGCGTCCAAGGCAGAGTGCCCCGTGGACCACAGTGGCCTCACGGCCAGCCCCCTGCAGGACGCCGTCAACCTGCAGGAAAACGGGGCACGCAGGAACTCCGCGTAG
- a CDS encoding multicopper oxidase domain-containing protein, with protein MSPLDLHINDGYLPMVDGTLVYHRGFGDRQTAVKDPKPSLFMSPRVFLRDGSVVARRTYPLKAAVPPRGRPAPAAKDPANPGQFLVHRAHWASFFPDRTLIAETGSTISIRVTNHLAQDHALQFLNAGAANAHIGTGVIKPAQTKTLTFKAPAEGAYLYCDPGTDPADPTADPVQRVLGLYGALLVVNPDSPWREGAHGPEFERQWFWILHNIDPVWAGIASRNGTVDPDKTPVQPRYFTLNGRSGFQSLAVSTDEALNRTREEDTLMSGSARDIDVRNFSLSTAPGTVRTGQFMRFVNAGVVHHQLHFHGNHLWTVRRNGESFPRTHGRVDADGHVVLQQWEDVVEMHPLDRKDSVLPVRRPPETVDQVWNARDRDWGYPMHCHAEPSQVARGGMYPGGLVGHWSVAAPGPVDATPRPELFRSQVDFSSHQLHEGSPKTEFPLNPDVAHEFKFFNRKMRFGDGGEFEMWTFQTENSGQIFPAPLVRLTEGQLFHGTIHPSKRVHTLHWHGMEPDPRNDGVGHTSFEVAGSYTYQWRPDRGQPGNPNAGASGTYFYHCHVNTTLHVQMGMFGPLVIDPPVHPDFPVTKGARRAFIDGPEYDIGTETILVPYSVDPRWHELNHAAGLSGDDAGLDKFNPQHFYLLGGELAQTPTVEGPMELTQIRARVPNGGTVKPTLLRLLNANYYPVNAYFTDAAGKRVAMAELIAHDGRAFRDTSNPAGPARPISETSPMRASLVNFGAAERYDMLLRPPAAGDYKLTVDLLDWITGKVLHTRQIPVIAR; from the coding sequence ATGAGTCCCCTGGACCTTCACATCAACGACGGTTACCTTCCCATGGTGGACGGAACGCTCGTCTACCACCGGGGCTTCGGAGACCGGCAGACCGCGGTTAAAGACCCCAAGCCCAGCCTCTTCATGAGCCCCCGGGTGTTCCTGCGCGACGGCTCCGTCGTGGCACGCCGGACCTATCCGCTCAAGGCCGCAGTGCCTCCCCGGGGCCGGCCTGCACCGGCGGCCAAGGATCCGGCCAATCCCGGCCAGTTCCTTGTCCACCGTGCCCACTGGGCAAGCTTCTTCCCTGACAGGACGCTCATCGCCGAGACAGGCAGCACCATCAGCATCCGCGTGACCAACCATCTGGCCCAGGACCACGCACTCCAGTTCCTGAATGCAGGCGCAGCGAACGCCCACATCGGCACCGGCGTCATCAAGCCTGCCCAGACCAAAACCCTGACCTTCAAGGCGCCCGCGGAAGGCGCCTACCTGTACTGCGACCCCGGGACCGACCCCGCCGATCCGACGGCCGACCCGGTCCAGCGGGTCCTGGGCCTCTACGGCGCCTTGCTGGTGGTAAACCCGGACTCACCCTGGCGCGAGGGCGCCCACGGGCCCGAATTCGAGCGCCAGTGGTTCTGGATCCTCCACAACATCGACCCTGTGTGGGCCGGCATCGCCTCCCGGAACGGCACAGTGGATCCCGACAAAACGCCGGTGCAACCCCGCTATTTCACCCTCAACGGTCGCAGTGGCTTTCAGTCCCTGGCAGTCTCCACGGACGAGGCGCTGAACCGCACGCGGGAAGAGGACACACTGATGTCCGGCTCCGCCCGGGACATCGACGTCCGCAATTTCAGCCTGAGCACCGCGCCGGGAACGGTCCGCACCGGCCAGTTCATGCGCTTCGTCAACGCCGGCGTGGTCCACCACCAGCTGCATTTCCACGGCAACCATCTCTGGACGGTGCGCCGGAACGGTGAGTCGTTCCCCCGTACGCACGGCAGGGTGGACGCCGACGGCCACGTGGTGCTCCAGCAGTGGGAAGACGTAGTGGAAATGCACCCGCTGGACCGCAAGGACTCCGTGTTGCCCGTGCGGCGCCCGCCTGAGACCGTGGACCAGGTGTGGAACGCCCGGGACAGGGACTGGGGCTACCCCATGCACTGCCACGCGGAACCGTCGCAGGTGGCGCGCGGCGGCATGTATCCCGGCGGCCTGGTGGGCCACTGGTCCGTTGCCGCCCCCGGCCCGGTGGACGCCACGCCGCGGCCCGAGCTCTTCCGCAGCCAGGTGGACTTCAGCTCGCACCAGCTGCATGAGGGAAGCCCGAAGACCGAGTTCCCACTGAATCCCGACGTCGCCCATGAATTCAAGTTCTTCAACCGCAAGATGAGGTTCGGCGACGGCGGCGAATTTGAGATGTGGACGTTCCAGACCGAGAACTCCGGCCAGATTTTCCCCGCTCCCCTGGTGCGCCTTACGGAAGGCCAGCTGTTCCACGGCACCATCCATCCCAGCAAGCGGGTCCATACCCTGCACTGGCACGGGATGGAGCCCGACCCAAGGAACGACGGCGTGGGCCACACCTCCTTCGAGGTAGCCGGTTCATACACGTACCAGTGGCGGCCGGACCGGGGCCAGCCAGGGAACCCGAACGCCGGGGCATCCGGAACGTATTTCTACCACTGCCACGTCAACACCACGCTGCACGTGCAGATGGGCATGTTCGGCCCGCTGGTCATCGACCCGCCCGTGCACCCGGACTTCCCCGTCACCAAGGGGGCCCGCAGGGCGTTCATTGATGGACCGGAGTACGACATCGGTACCGAGACCATCTTGGTCCCGTATTCGGTGGATCCTCGCTGGCACGAGCTCAACCACGCCGCCGGGCTGTCCGGCGACGACGCCGGCCTGGACAAGTTCAACCCCCAGCACTTTTACCTGCTCGGCGGCGAACTGGCGCAGACGCCCACCGTGGAGGGCCCGATGGAGCTGACCCAAATCCGCGCCCGCGTGCCCAACGGCGGCACGGTCAAGCCCACCCTGCTGCGCCTGCTGAACGCCAACTACTACCCGGTGAACGCGTACTTTACGGACGCCGCGGGAAAGCGCGTGGCCATGGCCGAGCTGATCGCACATGACGGCCGCGCGTTCCGCGACACGTCAAACCCCGCGGGGCCGGCCCGGCCGATTTCGGAAACCAGCCCGATGCGTGCGAGTCTCGTCAACTTCGGTGCGGCGGAACGGTACGACATGCTGCTGCGGCCGCCGGCGGCCGGCGACTACAAGCTCACCGTGGACCTGCTGGACTGGATCACCGGCAAGGTCCTGCATACCCGGCAGATCCCTGTCATTGCACGGTGA
- the moeB gene encoding molybdopterin-synthase adenylyltransferase MoeB: MASPSTANTVRTLPGPLVDPAPGLSTEEVERYSRHLIIPEIGALGQRRLKNARVLVIGAGGLGSPALLYLAAAGVGTIGIIDDDAVDLSNLQRQIIHGVRDVGRPKIESARDAIAELNPLVDVRLHNVRLDASNALELFAGYDLILDGADNFATRYLVNDAAAILGKPYVWGSIFRFDGQVSVFWEQHGPTYRDLYPEAPPAGSVPSCGEGGVFGMLCAAVGSLMVTEAVKLITGVGRSLLGRVALYDALGGSWREIRVSKDPEAPRITELTDYEAFCGVAPAETTDTEHTVTATQLATMLASRQAGLKDFDLVDVREAGEHDIVRIDGSVLIPQGRILSGEAWGELPQDKDIVFHCKAGTRSAAVLAAARKAGYQRVSHLDGGILAWVRDVEPQKPVY; the protein is encoded by the coding sequence ATGGCTTCTCCGTCCACCGCAAATACAGTCCGCACGCTCCCGGGCCCCCTCGTCGATCCCGCGCCCGGGCTTTCCACCGAAGAGGTGGAGCGGTATTCCCGGCACCTCATCATTCCCGAAATCGGCGCCCTGGGCCAAAGGCGGCTGAAGAACGCGCGCGTGCTGGTGATCGGGGCGGGCGGCCTGGGGTCGCCGGCCCTGCTGTACCTCGCCGCTGCCGGCGTCGGAACCATCGGGATCATCGACGACGACGCCGTGGACCTGAGCAACCTGCAGCGGCAGATCATCCATGGTGTGCGGGACGTTGGCCGTCCCAAGATCGAATCCGCCCGGGACGCCATCGCGGAACTGAACCCGCTGGTGGACGTCCGCCTGCACAACGTCAGGCTCGATGCCTCCAACGCCCTGGAACTGTTCGCCGGCTACGACCTCATCCTGGACGGGGCGGACAATTTCGCCACGCGCTACCTGGTCAATGACGCCGCCGCCATCCTCGGCAAGCCGTACGTGTGGGGATCGATCTTCCGCTTCGACGGGCAGGTCAGCGTGTTCTGGGAGCAGCACGGGCCCACGTACCGGGACCTCTACCCGGAGGCCCCGCCGGCCGGTTCCGTGCCGTCGTGCGGGGAAGGCGGCGTGTTCGGCATGCTGTGCGCGGCGGTCGGATCGCTCATGGTGACCGAAGCCGTCAAGCTGATCACCGGCGTCGGGCGTTCCTTGCTGGGCCGGGTGGCACTGTACGACGCGCTGGGCGGCAGCTGGCGCGAGATCAGGGTGTCCAAGGACCCCGAAGCCCCGCGGATCACAGAACTCACCGACTACGAGGCCTTCTGCGGCGTCGCCCCGGCGGAGACAACCGACACCGAGCACACCGTGACGGCCACGCAGCTGGCCACGATGCTGGCCTCGCGGCAGGCCGGGCTGAAGGACTTCGACCTGGTGGACGTGCGTGAAGCGGGGGAGCACGACATTGTCCGGATCGATGGCTCCGTGCTGATCCCGCAGGGGCGCATCCTCTCCGGCGAGGCCTGGGGCGAGCTGCCGCAGGACAAAGACATCGTGTTTCACTGCAAGGCCGGGACACGGTCGGCCGCCGTGCTGGCCGCCGCCCGGAAGGCCGGCTACCAGCGCGTCAGCCATCTCGACGGCGGCATCCTCGCCTGGGTGCGGGACGTGGAGCCGCAGAAACCCGTCTACTGA
- a CDS encoding TetR/AcrR family transcriptional regulator, with protein sequence MVHHAPVDRTQAAQSNAGPARAAGQRSARLPRDERRAQLLAAAQEVFVANGYHGAAMDEIAETAHVSKPVLYQHFPSKRELYLALLDSHLEALTELMLGALNSTTDNKERVQAVMRAYYRFIDSDDQAHRLVFESDLINDADVSSRLETFNKTFANAIAQVIAEDTKLPLLEAQLLGRGLAGMAQVSARYWLETDGNLDLDVASDLIYRLAWRGISRFPKET encoded by the coding sequence GTGGTTCATCATGCACCGGTTGATCGAACTCAGGCCGCGCAATCCAATGCCGGCCCGGCCCGCGCCGCCGGGCAGCGCTCCGCCAGGCTGCCGCGCGACGAGCGCCGGGCCCAGCTGCTGGCCGCAGCCCAGGAGGTTTTTGTTGCCAACGGCTACCACGGAGCCGCCATGGACGAGATCGCGGAAACGGCCCACGTCAGCAAGCCTGTGCTCTACCAGCACTTCCCGTCGAAGCGGGAGCTGTACCTTGCCCTGCTGGACAGCCACCTCGAGGCACTGACCGAGCTCATGCTGGGCGCCCTGAACTCGACCACGGACAACAAGGAACGTGTGCAGGCCGTCATGCGCGCCTACTACCGCTTCATTGACAGCGACGACCAGGCGCACCGGTTGGTTTTTGAGTCCGACCTGATCAACGACGCCGACGTCAGCTCGCGCCTGGAGACGTTCAACAAGACGTTCGCCAACGCCATTGCGCAGGTCATTGCGGAGGACACCAAGCTGCCCCTGCTGGAGGCGCAGCTGCTGGGGCGCGGACTTGCGGGCATGGCCCAGGTCAGTGCACGGTACTGGCTCGAAACGGACGGGAACCTCGACCTGGATGTGGCCAGCGACCTGATTTACCGTTTAGCTTGGCGCGGAATCTCCCGCTTCCCCAAAGAGACCTAG
- a CDS encoding DUF3107 domain-containing protein produces the protein MEVKIGIQNVGREIVLESAQDADAVAKVVAEAIAKGSELRLNDEKGRQIIIPANVLGYVEIGAEEVRRVGFGAL, from the coding sequence GTGGAAGTAAAGATCGGCATTCAGAACGTCGGCCGTGAAATTGTGCTGGAATCGGCTCAGGATGCTGACGCTGTGGCCAAAGTCGTGGCCGAGGCCATCGCCAAGGGCAGCGAGCTGCGTCTGAACGACGAGAAGGGCCGTCAAATCATCATCCCGGCCAACGTCCTTGGCTACGTCGAAATCGGCGCAGAGGAAGTGCGCCGGGTCGGCTTCGGCGCACTGTAG
- a CDS encoding 4a-hydroxytetrahydrobiopterin dehydratase, with product MAARDDILTRPQIDEALAGLPDWRYRLGGLVTVYKTPTAAAALELIAAVGRVAEDTDHHPDLDWRYNRVFIRFSSHDVGGEVTTRDTGAAAAVSAAAEAAGAEAQPGLYRSVDIGIDTADAAAISEVWRVALGYRKGRFGDLVDPYGRGPGVWFQETPTPNENHLHLDVHRSKAESAPILEKTAATGALMNSDHAPNWVVVTDAQGNRLCLCTEEGHGPDVAGS from the coding sequence GTGGCCGCCAGGGACGACATTCTCACCCGACCCCAGATCGACGAAGCGCTCGCCGGGCTTCCCGACTGGCGCTACAGGCTGGGCGGCCTGGTCACCGTCTATAAGACGCCGACGGCGGCGGCCGCGCTGGAGCTGATCGCCGCCGTCGGGCGTGTGGCAGAGGACACGGACCACCATCCGGACCTGGACTGGCGCTATAACCGGGTGTTCATCCGGTTCAGTTCCCACGACGTCGGGGGCGAGGTGACCACGCGGGACACCGGCGCCGCGGCCGCGGTCAGCGCGGCTGCGGAGGCGGCAGGCGCAGAGGCCCAGCCCGGCCTGTACCGGTCGGTGGACATCGGCATTGACACGGCTGACGCGGCGGCTATTTCCGAGGTCTGGCGCGTCGCGCTCGGTTACCGGAAGGGCCGGTTCGGGGACCTCGTGGACCCGTACGGCCGCGGTCCGGGCGTGTGGTTCCAGGAGACCCCAACCCCGAACGAGAACCACCTGCACCTGGACGTCCACCGCTCGAAGGCCGAGTCGGCACCCATCCTGGAGAAGACGGCGGCCACCGGGGCCTTAATGAACAGTGACCACGCACCCAATTGGGTGGTGGTCACTGATGCCCAGGGGAACCGGCTCTGCCTGTGCACCGAGGAAGGCCACGGGCCGGACGTTGCCGGATCCTGA